The genome window CGATTACATGCACCTAGAGGCCATTCGTAATAAAAAGAAGAACTTCACTTTCTTGCCCTATGTAGGCAGGGAGCATAACTTCTTCGGCTTGGACGAGAGTGGAAAGGTGAACTATGACGACTTCGGGTGGGATAGCGTGGCACAGGACTGGAAGGAGTGGCTTAAAAAGAAATAATCCATTGCCCAACAAGGTGCAGCCTTAACCCTTGCTACGCTACGGGCTTCGGCTGCACGAACACGTTAGACTTAATTACAACTATAAAAAAGCTTATGAAAACACTTTATACCTTGTTTACGTCAATGTGCCTCTTGTTAGCAGTACAGGCGAACGGTCAGACCTATCATGAACAGCATGCAGAATGCTCCGTGGCTTTCAAAAACAAAGAAAGTCTAACCCCAGGATTAGTGGCAGACTTCAACGAATGTATGGTGGGAGCAGACGCTCCTAATTTCATTGTAACTACCTTGGATGGGGCAGAAATTGAACTGGCTAAGCTAAAGGGGAAAGTGGTAGTGCTTAATTTCTGGTCAACTACGTGCAAGCCTTGCATAGAGGAAATGCCTGCCTTAAATGAGTTGGTACGCTTCTACAAGGACGCAAACGTAATATTCCTTTCATTAGCACCTGAAAATGCAGAAACCCTTGAAAAATTCTTTGTTAGATTTCCATTTGACTACACTCCAGCAGCCGACGCGGAGAAAGTAAAATCAGAAATTTTCAAACTCCAAACTATTGTACCTTACTCTGTAATCATTGACAAGGAAGGTAAGATTAAGAAAATGTGGTTTGGTTCGTTTCCCGGACGGGAGCATATATTTAGCCTTTATACCCCTCTTATTGACGAGTGCTTGGCAAAAAGATAGAACTACTTAGTCTAACAAGACCTATAAGGTAGCTACACCATCTTATAGCAAAGCCGTTACTTGCAATAAATAATTATGAATCCAGATATAGATTGGGTAAAAGAATTGATTAAGGTTTGTGAAAGTAGTACACTTAATAAGACCTTAAGCTGGTTGGGGCAAGTATATAAGACTGATGTTGACTACAAAAAGGTCCCAATTTATTTCCTCAAGCCAAACAACACACGGATTGATAGAATAATTGTTAATGGAGAAAATGGCAAAATTAGATAGTATTGGAATAGAAGGGAACACGTTCTCACTCTCATTCGATTTTCTTCGCGGACTAACTGAAGACTATAAAAGAACTTTTAACACTTATGACCCAATTTTGGATGAGCAGTACATGTTCTATCCAGCTAAAATTGAGTTTCCTTTTGTTGCAATTGACAGCTGGATTCCAGAAGAAGAACAAAAAAAGGATTTAGAAAATATAAGATTCAAAAATGTCAGCTTTTATTTTGGAAAGAATAAAGTCCCATACCATTATAGAGACGGGTGGATTTTAGAAAATCGGCAAATAAAATAAAATAAAATTAAAGCAAGTAACCACAGCTATACGGCAGCTACGCCACCCCAAAGCCCAGTCGTTGGCAGCAAGTATAGCAAACCAAAAGAATAAAAACTTACTCGGAATTCTCATAAAACTAAATTGGATGAACAAAATGACGCTGGTAGACGCTAATCAAGCTACAAAAGGCTCTGTAGAAGATTTACAGCACCTAAAAAATGCCCAACAGGATATGCGGGAGGCCTACCTGAATGGTTACCCTGGTGTGGTAGTATCCGGTATGGTTTGGCTTATTTCAGCATTTGTAGCCATGTATGTGTCGCCAGACAAAGCAGTTTGGTCCTTACTTGTTGGAGGCATTTTTATACATCCTGTAAGCATGCTGCTCAATAAAGTTTTGGGAGCTGCTGGTGCACACGCGCGTAGTAATCCCTTGGGCAAGCTTGCCATGGAGGGAACTGTATTTATGATCATGTGCCTACCGCTGGCATATGGG of Pontibacter deserti contains these proteins:
- a CDS encoding TlpA family protein disulfide reductase encodes the protein MKTLYTLFTSMCLLLAVQANGQTYHEQHAECSVAFKNKESLTPGLVADFNECMVGADAPNFIVTTLDGAEIELAKLKGKVVVLNFWSTTCKPCIEEMPALNELVRFYKDANVIFLSLAPENAETLEKFFVRFPFDYTPAADAEKVKSEIFKLQTIVPYSVIIDKEGKIKKMWFGSFPGREHIFSLYTPLIDECLAKR
- a CDS encoding DUF7010 family protein, with translation MNKMTLVDANQATKGSVEDLQHLKNAQQDMREAYLNGYPGVVVSGMVWLISAFVAMYVSPDKAVWSLLVGGIFIHPVSMLLNKVLGAAGAHARSNPLGKLAMEGTVFMIMCLPLAYGLSFQKVEWFFQGMLLIIGGRYLHFVTLYGSRLYWALGIGLGAAAYLLFNMHAPSHATLLVGAAMEILFGLVMLVAISRRRSPL